A genomic window from Salvia miltiorrhiza cultivar Shanhuang (shh) chromosome 5, IMPLAD_Smil_shh, whole genome shotgun sequence includes:
- the LOC131026090 gene encoding uncharacterized protein LOC131026090 has translation MSDTPSPHEIDEMWKQYLRNSATNPIMREMIAMLDADEATTQSSRRRNGPRKYRDRERERGHDRLVRDYSCDEPIYDGDLFRCRFQMRRDLFVKIVDATSNYSPFFTLRQDATGRNGLSPLQKCTAAIRQLAYAAPGDSLDEYMRMGESTALECLHEFCRSMIAVCGDRYLRTPNAANTERLLQMHEERHGFPGMLRSLDCMHWEWRNCPVAYKGYYTRGNHGVSTIVLEAAASVDLWISHAFFGVAGGSNDINVLHGSSLFNQFLQGNAPPVQFTVNGRMYNKGYYLTDGIYSTCASFIKSYPAPGDPVRRKFAQRQEAARKDVERAFGVLQARWTVVRNPARLILRKTNAI, from the coding sequence ATGTCTGATACTCCTAGTCCACATGAAATTGATGAAATGTGGAAGCAATACCTTCGAAATTCGGCAACCAATCCGATTATGCGAGAGATGATTGCTATGCTTGATGCAGATGAAGCAACAACGCAAAGTTCACGAAGGAGAAACGGTCCTAGAAAATATAGGGACCGGGAGCGTGAAAGAGGCCATGATCGTCTCGTTCGTGATTATTCCTGTGATGAACCCATCTATGATGGCGATCTTTTTCGCTGTCGGTTTCAAATGCGAAGAGACTTATTTGTCAAGATCGTTGATGCGACGAGCAACTACTCACCATTTTTCACATTGAGGCAAGATGCAACTGGAAGGAATGGTCTATCACCACTCCAAAAGTGCACCGCAGCTATTCGACAGTTGGCATATGCGGCTCCCGGTGATTCACTTGATGAGTACATGCGGATGGGTGAGAGTACTGCTTTGGAATGTCTACATGAATTTTGCAGGAGTATGATTGCCGTTTGTGGTGATCGATATTTGAGGACTCCAAATGCAGCAAATACTGAACGCTTGCTACAAATGCATGAAGAAAGACATGGCTTCCCAGGTATGCTGAGAAGCCtcgattgcatgcattgggagTGGAGGAATTGTCCAGTTGCATACAAAGGATACTATACACGAGGCAATCATGGAGTTTCTACAATAGTTCTTGAAGCGGCAGCATCGGTAGATTTGTGGATATCACATGCTTTCTTTGGCGTCGCCGGAGGAAGCAATGATATCAATGTTCTTCATGGAtcttcattatttaatcaattcCTTCAGGGAAATGCCCCACCAGTTCAATTCACGGTGAATGGTCGGATGTATAACAAAGGATACTATCTGACAGATGGAATTTATTCAACTTGCGCTTCATTCATCAAGAGTTACCCAGCACCAGGAGATCCGGTCAGACGAAAATTTGCGCAGAGACAAGAGGCTGCAAGAAAAGATGTTGAACGAGCGTTTGGAGTGCTACAAGCTCGTTGGACAGTAGTTCGAAATCCCGCTCGTCTTATTTTAAGGAAGACCAACGCAATATAA
- the LOC130987188 gene encoding uncharacterized protein LOC130987188, whose product MATLRHFAFTLFLSLLLTGSISNVEDELRSNGMDHLSSKIRTLENRIEEKSQEIKGRDVLIAAKEMTIKENSQNIASLESEIASLRDNSNSNAVEQLGKANVRASELESQVEKLKRDLAIQIKDKEQLEARAHEVGKMASELNSKADKLEKIVDEQKTKLRKTERALQIAEEEMMKAKFETTSKTKELMKVHGAWFPPWMALHLTYCQSLLEKKWKLHAKPALEPWMQKAFEKKARAEEWVAPHVEKMRTEWLPALKEKWDDNVEPHVQKLTKKAIEIYEVVDPYFQGLRRVTRPYVTRVASAARPHVNRLQVAVEPYTKGPVRAYGKFLESATTYHYQVQDKVHEKLRSHELTKHLATKELVWFAASALLALPVVFLFRICSIVFCGKKSRKLSRRSGSSRNY is encoded by the exons ATGGCGACGTTGAGACATTTCGCTTTCACCTTGTTTCTGTCATTGCTCCTCACAGGCTCAATATCCAATGTCGAGGACGAGCTCAGATCAAACGGCATGGATCACTTAAGCTCCAAGATCCGCACTCTTG AGAATCGTATCGAGGAGAAGAGTCAAGAAATAAAGGGTAGGGATGTGTTGATTGCAGCTAAGGAGATGACGATCAAAGAAAATTCACAGAACATAGCCTCTTTGGAGAGTGAAATTGCTTCTCTGCGA GATAATAGCAATTCAAATGCCGTGGAGCAGCTGGGTAAAGCTAATGTGCGAGCGAGTGAATTGGAAAGTCAGGTGGAAAAGTTGAAGAGAGATCTGGCTATTCAAATCAAGGATAAAGAACAATTGGAAGCTCGAGCTCATGAAGTTGGAAAAATGGCATCTGAATTGAATTCCAAAGCTGACAAG ctCGAGAAGATTGTTGATGAACAAAAAACTAAGTTGCGTAAAACAGAGCGTGCTCTTCAAATAGCCGAG GAAGAAATGATGAAGGCAAAGTTTGAGACAACGTCCAAAACTAAGGAGTTGATGAAG GTTCATGGTGCTTGGTTTCCACCATGGATGGCTCTTCATTTAACTTATTGTCAG TCTCTTTTGGAAAAGAAATGGAAACTGCATGCAAAACCCGCTCTGGAGCCGTGGATGCAGAAG GCTTTTGAGAAGAAGGCCCGAGCTGAAGAATGGGTTGCACCACATGTCGAAAAAATGAGAACT GAATGGTTACCTGCACTGAAGGAGAAGTGGGATGACAATGTTGAGCCGCATGTCCAAAAATTAACCAAAAAGGCAATAGAGATATATGAAGTTGTGGATCCTTATTTTCAG GGACTAAGGCGAGTGACTAGGCCATACGTTACTCGGGTGGCCTCTGCAGCAAGACCTCATGTTAACAGACTACAGGTTGCTGTGGAGCCCTACACGAAGGGGCCAGTCCGTGCATATGGGAAATTCCTTGAGTCCGCGACTACATACCATTATCAGGTTCAAGACAAGGTGCACGAGAAACTTAGAAGCCACGAGCTTACAAAACATCTAGCAACAAAAGAGCTAGTTTGGTTCGCT GCCTCTGCGCTGCTGGCTCTGCCCGTCGTCTTCCTGTTTAGGATATGTTCTATTGTTTTCTG TGGAAAAAAATCACGAAAACTTAGTAGAAGAAGTGGTAGCTCGAGGAATTACTAA